One stretch of Gammaproteobacteria bacterium DNA includes these proteins:
- a CDS encoding methyltransferase domain-containing protein gives MLADSVSMSITYVIAPDAIIRYVSGTALVLNGSRAKCYRSDDRLLPAVLSGFARPAAVEGVVGHFPPEQQDTARIHVDRLKAIGALLVAGKDATPEPNPPRAVQAQLALLADTIQRLAGSLAAMGSYAARRITESTGISPSTRLAALAAGLRTLEHEVNNLRTDYVAEQLQQIGLQPVAKGLKLHLGSGKSRLQGWVNIDTYPAELAVDLRWGLPFDDESADYVFMSHVFEHFYYPNEAVGVLKEIHRVLSCEGRLRIIVPDIEKCIHAYVEHDATFFAERRKTWHWWPESLTRLEDFLAYAGAGPHPGLFLSAHKFGYDFETLEHALRKAGFSSVVRSEFMQSDDPVLRVDDISSVAGARYGKKYYSLFVEARP, from the coding sequence TTGCTCGCCGATTCCGTTAGCATGTCCATTACCTACGTCATCGCACCGGATGCCATTATTCGCTATGTGAGCGGAACTGCGTTGGTCCTGAACGGCAGTCGCGCAAAGTGTTACCGAAGCGATGACCGCCTGCTGCCGGCCGTTCTAAGCGGATTTGCTCGACCCGCCGCCGTCGAAGGCGTTGTCGGCCACTTTCCGCCCGAACAACAGGACACCGCGCGGATACATGTCGACAGACTCAAGGCAATCGGAGCCCTGCTCGTAGCGGGAAAAGACGCTACGCCTGAGCCCAACCCGCCCAGGGCCGTTCAGGCACAACTGGCCCTGCTGGCCGACACGATACAACGGCTCGCCGGCAGTCTTGCCGCCATGGGATCCTATGCGGCCCGGCGCATTACCGAATCGACTGGTATCTCGCCATCGACGCGACTCGCGGCTCTAGCCGCAGGTCTTCGCACGCTGGAACATGAGGTCAACAATCTTCGAACCGACTACGTCGCAGAGCAATTACAGCAGATCGGACTGCAGCCAGTCGCGAAGGGGTTGAAGCTTCACCTGGGCAGTGGCAAGTCGCGCCTACAGGGCTGGGTCAATATCGACACCTATCCTGCGGAACTTGCAGTTGACCTGCGCTGGGGCCTGCCGTTCGACGACGAATCCGCCGACTACGTGTTCATGTCTCACGTGTTCGAACATTTCTACTACCCGAACGAAGCGGTTGGCGTTCTGAAGGAAATTCACCGCGTCCTGTCCTGCGAGGGACGTTTACGGATCATCGTGCCTGACATCGAAAAGTGCATACATGCCTATGTGGAACACGATGCCACTTTCTTTGCCGAGCGTCGCAAGACCTGGCACTGGTGGCCGGAGTCTCTGACCAGGCTCGAAGATTTTCTCGCCTATGCCGGCGCGGGGCCGCATCCAGGTTTATTCCTGTCTGCTCACAAGTTCGGTTACGACTTTGAAACCCTGGAGCATGCATTGCGAAAGGCCGGCTTCAGCTCGGTTGTCCGCAGCGAGTTCATGCAAAGCGACGATCCCGTGCTGCGAGTCGACGACATAAGCAGCGTCGCCGGAGCACGCTACGGCAAGAAGTACTACTCGCTATTTGTTGAAGCACGCCCCTGA